The genome window CGGCGGCGGCCCCGGCGCGCGCATGATCCACTTCGGAAACTTCGAGACGGAGCTCCACCTGCGTCACCCCGAGCACCGCCTCGTGGTCCGCAACATGTGCGACGAAGGCGCCACCCCCAGCTTCCGCCCCCACTCCGCCCGCAAAAACCAGCTCGGCTTTCCCGGCGCCGAAAAGTTCGCCCTCCGCTACGCCGAAGGACGCCTGGCCCCCGGCGAAGGATTCTTCCCCTCCGACGAAGAGTGGCTCGCCCTCCTCAAGGCCGACGTCCTCATCGCGTTCTTCGGCTTCAACGAATCCTTCCAGGGCATGGCGGGCCTCGAGCCCTTCCGCGAGGAACTCGACGCGTTCGTCCGCCACACCCTGGCCCAGAAGTACAACGGCGCCGTCCCGCCGCGCCTGGTCCTGGTCTCCCCGACGGCCATCCAGGATCTCTCCGCCACGATGGACGTCCCCGACGGCAAGGCCCAGAACCCCGTGCTGGCCGCCTACACCTCCGTCCTGGAAGCCGTCGCCCGCCGGCACGGCGTCCCCTTCCTCGACGCGTTTCACGCCTCCCAGACCTGGTACCGGGAATCCCGGGCGCCCCTCACGATCGACGGCGTCCTCCTCAACGAACAAGGCGACCGGAAGCTCGCCGCGTTCCTCGCGGAGCGCCTCTTCGGCCCCGGACCCGCGCCCGCTGAAGACCGCCGCGAGCGCGTCCGCCGCGCCGTCCTCGACAAGGACTGGTGCTGGCTCAACGACTTCAAGATCCCCAACGGCGTCCACGCCTACGGCCGCCGCCACAACCCCTACGGACCCGCCAACTACCCCTTCGAGATCGAAAAGGTCCGCCAGATGACCGAAATCCGCGACCGGGCCATCTGGGCCGCCCTCAAGGGAGAAACCCTCGACGTCGCCGCCCTGGACGCCCAAACGCGGCCGCTCCCGCCCGTCGAAACGAACTTCAAACGCCCGATCAAGTTCCTCTACGGCGAGGACGCGCGGGCCACCCTCCGCACGGCGCCCGGCTACAAGATCGAGCTCTGGGCGAGCGAGAAGGAATTTCCCCGCCTGGCCAAGCCCGTCCAGATCTCGTTCGACAACAAGGGCCGACTCTGGGTGGCGGTGATGCCGAGCTACCCCCACTGGCGGCCCGGCGACCCTCTGCCGGACGACAAACTGCTCATTCTCGAGGACACCGACGGCGACGGCCGCGCGGACCGGGAAACGGTCTTCGCCGACAAGCTCAACCTGCCTCTGGGCTTCGAGTTCGCGCCCGAAGGCGTCTACGTCTCCCAGGGCCGCGACCTCCTTCTGCTCAAGGACACCGACGGCGACGACCGCGCGGACGTCCGCGAAGTCGTCCTGAGCGGCTTCGACGACCACGACACCCATCACGCGATCAGCGCCTTCTGCGCCGATCCCTCGGGCGCGATTTTCATGTGCGAAGGGGTCTTTCTCCGCACGAGCGTCGAAACCCCGTACGGCCCCGTCCGCGGCACCGACGGCGGCTTCTTCCGCTTCGACCCGCGCCGCCGTCACCTCGAGCGCCACGCCCAGCTTTCGATCCCCAATCCCTGGGGCGTCGCCTTCGACGACTGGGGCCAGCATTTCTTCCTGCACACGTCCGGACCCAATCTCGAGTGGATGCTCCCCGGCTCCATCCGGCCCCGCTACGGCGTGGCCACGCCCGGGAGCGCCGACCTCCTCGAGCCCTCCCACCGCGTGCGGCCCACATCCGGCCTCGAATTCGTCAGCAGCCGCCACTTCCCCGACGAGGTCCAGGGGGATCTCCTCCTCAACAACACGATCGGATTCCTGGGAACCAAGCAGCATCGCGTCATCGAGGAGGGCACGGGGTACCGCCTCCGGTGGCGACAGGACCTCGTGGTCTCCAGCGACCCGAACTTCCGGCCGGTCGATCTCGAGTTCGCCCCGGACGGATCGCTCTTCCTCGTCGATTGGCACAACCCCCTGATCGGGCACATGCAGCACAGCGCCCGCGACCCGAACCGCGATCACACCCACGGCCGTATCTACCGCATCACGTATCCCGCCAAGCCCCTTCTCACGCCGCCGCCCGTCCACGGCGCGCCGATCCCGCAGCTCCTCGAAAACCTCAAGCTTCCCGAGTACCGCGCGCGCTACCGCACGCGGCGCGAGCTGCGCGGCCGCCGCCCCGAGGAGGTCCTTCCCGCGCTGGCGCGCTGGATCGAGGGGCTGCGTCCGTCCGAACCGAACTTCGAGCACCATCTTCTGGAAGCCCTGTGGGTCACCTGGGGCTTCAACCGCGTGGACGAAGCGCTTCTGCGCCGGCTGCTCGAATCCAAGGACCCGCGCGTCCGCGCCGCCGCCGTGCGCGTTCTTCGCTACAACGTCTCCCGCGTCGCCGACGCCGTGGAGCTTCTCGTCCGCGCCGCCCGCGATCCGCACGGACGGGTGCGCCTCGAGGCGATCGCGGCGGCCTCCTGGATGAGCCGCGAGGCGGGCCTTCAGGTGCTCGACGCGGTGCCCGCCGAATCGGCTTCGGACCCCTGGATCCGCGATCCGCTCCG of Planctomycetota bacterium contains these proteins:
- a CDS encoding PVC-type heme-binding CxxCH protein, whose amino-acid sequence is MMRLAALAVLAPLAFRPQSDPSPAPLRLEPGARIVLIGGGPGARMIHFGNFETELHLRHPEHRLVVRNMCDEGATPSFRPHSARKNQLGFPGAEKFALRYAEGRLAPGEGFFPSDEEWLALLKADVLIAFFGFNESFQGMAGLEPFREELDAFVRHTLAQKYNGAVPPRLVLVSPTAIQDLSATMDVPDGKAQNPVLAAYTSVLEAVARRHGVPFLDAFHASQTWYRESRAPLTIDGVLLNEQGDRKLAAFLAERLFGPGPAPAEDRRERVRRAVLDKDWCWLNDFKIPNGVHAYGRRHNPYGPANYPFEIEKVRQMTEIRDRAIWAALKGETLDVAALDAQTRPLPPVETNFKRPIKFLYGEDARATLRTAPGYKIELWASEKEFPRLAKPVQISFDNKGRLWVAVMPSYPHWRPGDPLPDDKLLILEDTDGDGRADRETVFADKLNLPLGFEFAPEGVYVSQGRDLLLLKDTDGDDRADVREVVLSGFDDHDTHHAISAFCADPSGAIFMCEGVFLRTSVETPYGPVRGTDGGFFRFDPRRRHLERHAQLSIPNPWGVAFDDWGQHFFLHTSGPNLEWMLPGSIRPRYGVATPGSADLLEPSHRVRPTSGLEFVSSRHFPDEVQGDLLLNNTIGFLGTKQHRVIEEGTGYRLRWRQDLVVSSDPNFRPVDLEFAPDGSLFLVDWHNPLIGHMQHSARDPNRDHTHGRIYRITYPAKPLLTPPPVHGAPIPQLLENLKLPEYRARYRTRRELRGRRPEEVLPALARWIEGLRPSEPNFEHHLLEALWVTWGFNRVDEALLRRLLESKDPRVRAAAVRVLRYNVSRVADAVELLVRAARDPHGRVRLEAIAAASWMSREAGLQVLDAVPAESASDPWIRDPLRTARAHLRNESLQETPAVQAPARLKGTARSLYLRGAEIYAREGHCGTCHQPDGQGLELSGFPPLAGSPWVTGDEERLIKLTLHGMIGPLELNGKIYPGTTPMTPFAGLLSDEEVAAVLTYVRNSFGNEAPPVSPARVRQVREATRSRAGFYTAAELLDPAARPAPAAARKFVRMWTMDDFKGAFDAPLRGRDFERGKRLFEVAGCAQCHNVRGEGAHVGADLSRAADEYRGAELLRQILEPSARIKDEYRVVRILLKDGRRVTGMVVRRDADTLHVAENLQEPGKTVAVRKADVERVVPSDLSPMPSGLLSTLERDEILDLVAFLAAKGNPDDPAFRK